Proteins encoded within one genomic window of Phyllobacterium sp. T1293:
- a CDS encoding alpha/beta hydrolase — protein sequence MLTRRMVLAAIGIMTVLPTKLLANAANTVLPLWPATPPGGGGPNGPVSENAKGAISNIAVPSIETFQPAKPNGVAVLVAAGGGYKRIEMKKEAIPAAKWLTDRGFTVFVLTYRLPGEGWSDGPLAPLQDAQRALRLIRQNASRFQIDPERIGVLGFSAGGHLLGLASTRSAFSSYNAVDMTDSLSARPIFSGLIYPIITLEAPYDHTSSRRILIGKHPSPAESAEWSVQTHVRSQCPPMFLVQAKDDPISDPANTRIMADACKQADIPVELHQLASGGHGFGMGEKDAPTGMWPDYFSTWLAKVDVSAAQQHR from the coding sequence ATGTTGACCCGTCGAATGGTATTGGCAGCAATCGGCATCATGACCGTCCTCCCCACAAAACTTCTTGCGAACGCCGCCAACACGGTCCTTCCATTATGGCCAGCAACGCCACCCGGCGGAGGCGGTCCGAACGGCCCCGTCAGCGAAAATGCCAAAGGTGCTATCAGCAATATTGCGGTCCCTTCGATCGAAACTTTTCAACCCGCAAAGCCGAATGGCGTTGCGGTGCTTGTAGCAGCAGGCGGCGGTTACAAGCGGATTGAAATGAAAAAGGAAGCCATTCCCGCAGCGAAATGGCTGACAGACCGGGGATTCACGGTTTTTGTGCTCACCTACCGGTTGCCAGGAGAGGGTTGGAGCGATGGGCCGCTTGCACCGTTGCAGGACGCACAACGCGCATTGCGGCTGATCCGTCAAAATGCCAGTCGTTTCCAGATCGATCCGGAACGTATTGGCGTGCTCGGATTTTCTGCCGGTGGCCATCTCCTCGGACTGGCTTCCACGCGTTCGGCCTTCTCGTCCTATAATGCCGTCGATATGACAGACAGTCTTTCAGCACGGCCGATATTTTCGGGCCTGATCTATCCGATTATCACGCTGGAGGCGCCCTATGATCATACGTCAAGCCGCCGTATTCTGATCGGCAAACATCCAAGTCCTGCGGAAAGCGCGGAATGGTCGGTTCAAACCCATGTTCGCAGCCAATGTCCGCCGATGTTTCTGGTTCAAGCGAAGGATGATCCGATTTCCGATCCCGCAAACACCCGCATTATGGCGGATGCCTGCAAACAGGCCGATATTCCAGTTGAGCTTCATCAACTGGCAAGCGGAGGTCATGGCTTCGGAATGGGAGAAAAAGACGCTCCAACGGGCATGTGGCCGGATTATTTCAGCACCTGGCTTGCAAAAGTCGATGTTTCAGCGGCGCAACAACACCGCTGA
- a CDS encoding FdhF/YdeP family oxidoreductase — protein MAKKRPEGIERYNAPAGGWGALKAVAESLAQQQIVAQGTATLLKANQPDGFDCPGCAWPDPKHTSSFEFCENGAKAVTWESTAKRVGPSFFASHTVTELWDWSDHDLEDQGRLTDPLIYDAATDTYVPIGWDRAFETIGAALNALPDPNMAEFYTSGRASNEAAFLYQLFVRAYGTNNFPDCSNMCHEATSVGLPHSIGVGKGTVTLEDFDHADAIFSFGHNPGTNHPRMMTTLREAAKRGAPIIVFNPLKERALERFASPQSPVEMATLGSTDIASAYHQVRIGGDVAVLKGMMKRVFELDRLDLERGGNGVLDRSFIAEHTDGIEALRDDIEATSWDDIELMSGLTRAAIESAGDVYAKSENVILCYGMGITQHRNGTANVQQIANFLMLRGNIGREGAGICPLRGHSNVQGDRTVGITEIPNAALIDGMERAFGFRPSADKGHNAIEAIEAIIDGRSKALICLGGNLAVAMSDPDATFAGMRKLDFAVHLTTKFNRSHLLTAKTSIVLPVLGRTDADVQETGRQSVTVEDSMSMVHASRGFLNPPSGDIRSEPAVIAGMAKATLGDRYGIEWDAMIADYSRIRDKIEVVFPDFKDFNARIREPGGFRLSVPASHREWKTPNQKACFLVVNGLNEDPRILEPNVLTLTTIRSHDQYNTTIYGMDDRYRGVFGRRDVIFLNADDLADRGLSDGDTIDIEAARNPGEPDDRPRRVKRVTAVMYNIPRGSAAGYYPEMNTLVALSHYDERSGTPSFKSVPIRITRAA, from the coding sequence ATGGCCAAAAAGAGACCCGAAGGTATTGAGCGCTATAATGCACCGGCGGGTGGCTGGGGGGCGTTGAAAGCGGTCGCGGAAAGTCTCGCCCAGCAGCAGATTGTCGCCCAAGGCACGGCAACCTTGCTCAAGGCCAACCAACCGGATGGGTTCGATTGTCCGGGCTGCGCATGGCCGGACCCGAAACATACCTCTTCTTTCGAATTCTGTGAAAATGGCGCAAAGGCAGTAACGTGGGAGTCGACAGCCAAACGTGTCGGGCCATCCTTCTTTGCATCGCACACTGTTACGGAGCTGTGGGATTGGTCGGATCACGACCTTGAAGATCAGGGCCGGCTGACTGATCCACTGATTTATGATGCAGCAACGGACACTTACGTTCCCATAGGATGGGACAGAGCTTTCGAGACTATCGGCGCCGCATTGAATGCATTGCCTGATCCCAATATGGCCGAATTCTATACATCAGGGCGGGCTTCGAACGAGGCTGCGTTCCTGTATCAGTTGTTTGTCAGAGCCTACGGAACCAACAATTTCCCCGATTGTTCGAACATGTGCCATGAAGCGACAAGTGTCGGCCTGCCGCATTCGATCGGTGTCGGCAAAGGGACGGTTACGCTGGAAGATTTTGACCATGCCGATGCCATTTTCAGCTTTGGACATAATCCTGGCACGAACCATCCGCGCATGATGACAACATTGCGCGAAGCAGCAAAGCGTGGAGCCCCCATCATCGTTTTCAACCCGTTGAAAGAACGCGCGCTCGAACGCTTTGCTTCGCCGCAAAGCCCCGTGGAAATGGCCACACTCGGCTCAACAGATATTGCATCAGCCTATCATCAGGTCCGTATCGGCGGCGATGTTGCGGTGCTCAAAGGCATGATGAAGCGGGTGTTCGAGCTTGACAGGCTGGATCTGGAACGCGGCGGTAACGGCGTGCTTGATCGCAGTTTCATTGCAGAGCATACGGACGGCATTGAGGCTTTGAGGGATGATATCGAGGCGACCAGCTGGGATGATATTGAACTCATGTCCGGCCTTACCCGTGCCGCTATTGAAAGCGCTGGGGATGTCTATGCCAAATCGGAAAATGTCATTCTCTGCTATGGCATGGGCATCACCCAACACAGGAACGGTACCGCAAACGTCCAGCAGATTGCCAACTTCCTGATGCTGCGTGGCAATATTGGCCGTGAGGGCGCGGGTATCTGTCCTTTGCGCGGCCATTCCAACGTTCAGGGTGACCGCACGGTTGGCATCACCGAAATTCCCAATGCCGCCCTGATTGACGGCATGGAACGGGCTTTCGGTTTCAGACCCTCCGCCGATAAGGGTCACAATGCCATCGAAGCCATTGAGGCAATTATTGATGGGCGGTCCAAGGCGCTGATTTGCCTCGGTGGAAATCTGGCTGTTGCCATGTCGGACCCGGATGCCACGTTCGCCGGAATGCGCAAGCTCGACTTTGCGGTGCATCTGACGACCAAGTTCAACCGTTCGCACTTGCTGACAGCCAAGACCTCCATCGTCTTGCCGGTTCTTGGCCGTACCGATGCCGATGTTCAGGAAACAGGCCGTCAATCGGTTACGGTGGAAGACTCCATGTCAATGGTGCATGCCTCGCGCGGTTTTCTTAACCCGCCAAGCGGTGATATTCGCTCCGAACCAGCTGTGATTGCGGGAATGGCTAAGGCAACTTTGGGTGATCGTTACGGTATCGAATGGGACGCCATGATCGCAGACTACAGCCGCATCCGGGACAAAATCGAAGTTGTTTTCCCTGATTTCAAGGATTTCAACGCGCGTATCAGAGAGCCGGGTGGTTTTCGCCTGAGTGTCCCCGCATCGCATCGCGAGTGGAAAACGCCGAACCAGAAGGCATGTTTTCTGGTGGTCAATGGCCTGAATGAAGACCCGCGCATTCTGGAACCCAATGTGCTGACGCTCACCACAATCCGCAGCCATGACCAGTACAACACGACAATCTACGGCATGGATGACCGCTATCGCGGTGTGTTCGGGCGGCGTGACGTGATCTTTCTGAACGCCGACGATCTGGCCGACCGGGGATTATCGGATGGCGATACGATCGATATCGAAGCGGCCCGAAATCCTGGTGAACCCGATGACCGGCCACGCCGCGTCAAGCGTGTGACAGCTGTGATGTATAATATTCCGCGCGGTTCTGCTGCCGGTTATTATCCTGAGATGAACACGCTGGTCGCCTTGTCACATTATGACGAGCGCTCGGGAACACCATCGTTCAAATCGGTTCCGATACGCATCACGCGCGCCGCCTGA
- a CDS encoding formate/nitrite transporter family protein: MYEDTISRLAQAGHSKSVTLKYNSLAFIVGSAMAGAYIGFGDIVMFTVGAHADPAWAHLVMGAVFAAALTIVIFAGSELFTGTAMYMPLALLSRQVSFMDTLRVWAVCWLGNLLGAFMLAWLFKLGGGGVLLGDGNTAFIAAVAAKMNAPASELFARGLICNWLVCLAIWMTYRTQNDAAKAILIFWPIMIFVAAGFEHCVANMFAFSLALLSTHPVNISVGGAFYNLAFVTLGNLCGGAVMIALGYWVQASASQQNAPSSDDTQPSKALLSATTKSNISANR, encoded by the coding sequence ATGTACGAAGACACTATCAGCAGGCTTGCTCAGGCAGGCCACTCCAAATCCGTCACACTGAAATACAATTCACTTGCATTCATCGTGGGCTCGGCCATGGCCGGTGCTTATATCGGGTTCGGTGACATCGTTATGTTCACGGTCGGCGCCCATGCCGACCCTGCCTGGGCTCATCTGGTGATGGGTGCCGTCTTTGCCGCAGCTTTGACAATCGTCATCTTCGCGGGCTCCGAACTTTTCACCGGAACGGCCATGTATATGCCGCTGGCGCTGCTGAGCAGGCAGGTAAGTTTCATGGACACGTTGAGAGTTTGGGCGGTCTGTTGGCTCGGCAATCTGCTTGGCGCTTTCATGCTTGCGTGGCTTTTCAAGCTTGGCGGTGGGGGTGTCCTGCTCGGCGATGGAAACACGGCATTTATCGCGGCCGTTGCTGCCAAAATGAATGCGCCCGCATCAGAATTGTTCGCACGCGGGCTGATCTGTAACTGGCTTGTCTGCCTCGCCATCTGGATGACCTATCGCACACAGAATGACGCGGCCAAAGCCATTCTTATTTTCTGGCCGATCATGATCTTTGTTGCTGCGGGCTTTGAACATTGCGTGGCCAATATGTTCGCTTTTTCATTGGCACTTTTAAGCACGCATCCCGTAAACATTAGCGTGGGTGGCGCTTTCTACAATCTTGCTTTCGTGACATTGGGAAATCTGTGCGGTGGCGCGGTGATGATCGCTCTGGGATATTGGGTGCAGGCCTCCGCGTCTCAGCAAAATGCACCATCTTCAGACGACACACAGCCCTCAAAAGCTCTATTATCTGCTACAACGAAATCCAACATATCTGCCAATCGTTGA
- a CDS encoding DUF992 domain-containing protein — protein MKKTLAMALATTALAIAGVTAATAADMQTRYQEEDARNGVRIGYLTCDIDGGVGYVLGSAKEVDCVFRSTVGRERSDHYTGAIKKLGVDLGFTTRSRLVWAVFAPTAGYHQGSLSGVYRGATAEATLGAGIGTNVLFGGTAGSVHLQAISVTGQIGLNIAATGTSMTLASAN, from the coding sequence ATGAAGAAGACACTTGCTATGGCACTTGCGACCACAGCTTTGGCAATTGCTGGCGTAACGGCTGCCACTGCAGCTGATATGCAGACGCGCTACCAGGAAGAAGACGCACGCAACGGTGTGCGGATCGGATATCTGACGTGCGATATCGATGGCGGCGTTGGCTATGTTCTTGGCTCGGCCAAGGAAGTTGATTGTGTCTTCCGGTCAACTGTTGGCCGTGAGCGTTCGGATCACTACACCGGCGCGATCAAGAAGCTTGGTGTTGATCTCGGCTTCACAACACGCAGCCGTCTTGTCTGGGCAGTATTCGCACCGACAGCAGGGTACCATCAGGGTTCGCTGAGCGGCGTTTATCGTGGTGCGACAGCTGAAGCGACACTCGGCGCCGGCATCGGCACCAACGTTCTGTTTGGCGGCACTGCTGGTTCGGTTCACCTGCAGGCAATCAGTGTAACTGGCCAGATCGGCCTGAACATTGCTGCTACAGGTACATCGATGACACTTGCATCGGCAAACTAA
- a CDS encoding glycosyltransferase codes for MTEQLDIYVGWDSREPIAYEVAKSTILKHASIPVGVKPIVLENLVSRNAYTRDIDPLASTEFTYSRFFTPWLADYKGWALFCDCDFLFFSDVADLLQYRDPQKAVYCVKHDYTPKEGTKMDGKVQTSYPRKNWSSFMLFNCEHPSVRKLTPELINRESGAYLHRMQWAADDEIGEIPTAWNWLEGWNEKPATGTPNAVHFTNGGPWFKDWQDVEYGDVWRKEALKIDPDFKPI; via the coding sequence ATGACGGAACAACTCGACATCTACGTAGGGTGGGATTCACGCGAACCGATAGCCTATGAAGTGGCGAAAAGCACAATATTGAAACATGCCTCGATTCCGGTTGGCGTCAAACCTATTGTGCTTGAGAATCTGGTGAGCAGAAATGCCTACACGCGCGACATCGATCCGCTTGCTTCGACCGAGTTCACCTATTCGCGTTTTTTCACGCCGTGGCTCGCTGACTACAAGGGTTGGGCGCTGTTTTGCGACTGCGATTTCCTGTTCTTTTCTGATGTTGCCGATTTGCTGCAATATCGTGATCCGCAGAAGGCCGTTTACTGCGTAAAACATGATTACACACCCAAGGAAGGCACGAAAATGGACGGGAAGGTCCAGACCAGCTATCCCCGGAAAAACTGGTCATCATTCATGCTTTTCAATTGCGAGCATCCTTCCGTTCGCAAGCTCACGCCTGAGCTTATCAATCGGGAAAGCGGGGCCTATCTTCACCGGATGCAATGGGCAGCCGATGATGAGATCGGAGAAATTCCGACGGCTTGGAATTGGCTTGAGGGCTGGAATGAAAAGCCCGCCACCGGAACACCAAATGCGGTTCATTTTACCAATGGCGGACCCTGGTTCAAAGATTGGCAGGACGTCGAGTATGGCGATGTCTGGCGCAAAGAAGCCTTGAAAATCGATCCCGATTTCAAACCAATCTGA
- a CDS encoding LysR family transcriptional regulator produces the protein MNFRQLEVLRTLLVTGSTTATARAMGLSQSGISRLLQQLESDLSMQLFARDKGRLIPTPEAEKLAYDAELVLAGIDRFTNLAQDLRSGAVGPESVRIALPNSLADQFTPDLLAAFDKDFPRVRIETFFDTSMAITRLIEQRIVDFGFLRYEGQQSAGVELEVIVSGRKVCVIPVGHPLADLEMITPKDLRNIPLILTGRNRPNRMKLDEIFRRASVTQTVKIETHSNNSAFAYAAHGLGVTIISSFFANLTKDPRVVIRPFEPALRQSFGLAKAAGVPLSIAAEALNNRMKEMLLPVQDIKI, from the coding sequence ATGAATTTTCGGCAGCTTGAAGTTCTTCGCACATTGCTTGTCACAGGCTCTACGACAGCAACGGCGCGCGCCATGGGTCTCAGTCAATCAGGCATCAGCCGGTTGTTGCAACAGCTTGAATCCGACCTGTCGATGCAGCTTTTTGCGCGGGACAAAGGCCGGTTGATCCCGACCCCGGAAGCTGAAAAACTAGCCTATGATGCAGAACTCGTCCTTGCGGGAATAGACCGGTTCACCAATCTTGCGCAGGATTTGCGCAGCGGTGCGGTCGGGCCGGAATCCGTACGCATAGCTCTGCCCAACAGCCTTGCAGATCAGTTCACCCCCGATCTTCTGGCAGCCTTCGACAAGGATTTTCCACGCGTACGCATTGAGACTTTCTTTGATACATCGATGGCTATCACGCGGCTTATCGAACAGCGCATCGTGGATTTTGGTTTCCTTCGCTATGAGGGGCAACAAAGTGCTGGTGTTGAACTGGAAGTGATCGTCAGTGGCCGCAAAGTATGTGTCATTCCAGTTGGCCACCCCTTGGCCGATCTGGAGATGATTACCCCCAAAGATCTGCGGAATATTCCATTGATCCTGACAGGTCGTAACCGGCCCAATCGCATGAAACTTGATGAAATTTTCCGGCGAGCCAGCGTCACGCAAACGGTCAAGATCGAAACACACAGCAATAACTCTGCATTTGCCTACGCGGCCCATGGACTTGGTGTTACGATCATCAGCAGTTTCTTCGCCAATCTCACCAAGGACCCACGGGTTGTGATCCGCCCCTTTGAGCCGGCTTTGCGGCAAAGCTTCGGTCTGGCCAAGGCGGCAGGTGTTCCGCTTTCCATTGCCGCTGAAGCCTTGAACAATCGGATGAAGGAAATGCTTCTTCCGGTGCAAGACATCAAAATCTGA
- a CDS encoding ABC transporter permease yields MIKFILSRMLMAVPTIIIVAVAVFTLIRFIPGDPAALMLGDLADPQQIAALRSTLGLDQSIPVQFMIWVGHLFQGDFGKSIVTGEPVLHLVLSRFFISAQIVVLAVFIASVIAVPAGVIAAWKQNSLTDLALVGTATVLLSIPTFWLGLLLLLFFGLKLGWVPVLGYVSVTTDWKAGLIYMALPVATLFIHEMGVIIRMARASTLEVLRLDYITHARAKGLSEQAVLWRHAFKNAFGPTWTMIGLILGNLLGGIAVIETVFSIPGLGRLLVDSIFQRDYPVIQGCLLLVALAYVLVNLVIDLLYPLFDPRVVAE; encoded by the coding sequence GTGATCAAATTTATACTCAGCCGAATGCTGATGGCTGTGCCCACGATTATCATTGTGGCAGTTGCAGTATTCACCCTTATACGCTTCATACCCGGCGATCCGGCCGCCCTTATGCTGGGGGACCTCGCCGACCCGCAACAGATCGCAGCATTACGTTCGACATTGGGTCTCGACCAGAGCATCCCCGTGCAGTTCATGATCTGGGTCGGCCATCTGTTCCAAGGCGATTTTGGTAAATCCATTGTCACAGGCGAACCTGTCCTGCATCTCGTCTTGTCCCGATTCTTCATCAGTGCCCAGATCGTTGTGCTTGCTGTTTTCATCGCAAGTGTGATCGCCGTTCCGGCGGGTGTTATTGCGGCATGGAAACAGAATAGCCTCACGGATCTTGCCCTTGTCGGTACGGCAACGGTTCTTTTGTCCATTCCGACATTCTGGCTTGGGCTTTTGCTGCTGCTCTTCTTTGGCCTGAAACTTGGCTGGGTACCGGTGCTGGGCTACGTCTCCGTAACAACCGACTGGAAAGCCGGGCTCATTTACATGGCCCTTCCGGTTGCCACGCTTTTTATCCACGAGATGGGCGTCATCATCCGCATGGCACGCGCCTCAACCCTGGAGGTCCTGCGCCTCGACTACATCACCCATGCGCGCGCCAAAGGGCTTTCCGAACAGGCTGTCCTCTGGCGTCATGCCTTCAAAAACGCTTTTGGTCCCACATGGACAATGATTGGCCTGATCCTCGGGAATCTGCTGGGCGGAATTGCTGTGATCGAAACTGTCTTCTCGATACCCGGCCTTGGCCGCTTGCTGGTCGACAGTATTTTCCAGCGCGATTACCCCGTCATTCAGGGCTGTCTTCTCCTCGTTGCCCTCGCCTATGTGCTGGTCAATCTCGTCATTGATCTTCTCTATCCGCTCTTCGATCCACGGGTGGTGGCAGAATGA
- a CDS encoding ABC transporter permease → MKKLTFNGVIGGTIIALLFAVAAIGMVWTPFDPMKLSFSSRLAAPNGLHLLGTDEFGRDVLSRLIVGAQASVWIGLATVCFAVLFGTLIGLTSGYLRGWVDGIIMAFNNALLAFPGILLALGLLAVFGANQYGIIFALGIAYTPSMARIVRGAVLSLREREFIEASKVMGNSEIYTILRHILPNCLAPITVLATSMFGWAILSESALSFLGLGVPPPAPTWGNMLAAGRPFIEQAAWLGFFPGLCIAFTLLGINLLGDALRDKLDPRMRGLK, encoded by the coding sequence ATGAAAAAGCTTACATTCAACGGCGTTATCGGTGGGACTATTATTGCCCTTCTGTTTGCGGTTGCCGCCATCGGCATGGTCTGGACGCCATTTGATCCGATGAAGCTCAGTTTTTCCTCGCGCCTTGCTGCCCCAAATGGATTGCATCTTTTGGGAACAGACGAATTCGGCCGCGATGTTCTGAGCCGGTTGATAGTTGGTGCGCAGGCCAGCGTCTGGATCGGCCTTGCAACGGTCTGCTTTGCTGTATTGTTCGGTACTTTAATCGGTCTGACCAGCGGTTATCTGCGTGGCTGGGTAGACGGGATTATCATGGCATTCAACAATGCCCTTCTGGCATTTCCCGGCATTTTGCTGGCGCTCGGTCTCCTCGCGGTTTTCGGTGCCAACCAGTATGGCATCATCTTTGCGCTGGGTATCGCCTACACCCCCTCCATGGCACGCATTGTCCGTGGTGCGGTTTTATCCCTGCGTGAGCGGGAATTCATTGAAGCCTCAAAGGTTATGGGCAACAGCGAGATCTACACGATCCTTCGCCACATCCTTCCCAATTGCCTCGCACCGATCACCGTCCTTGCCACATCCATGTTTGGCTGGGCGATCCTTTCCGAAAGCGCCCTCAGCTTCCTCGGTCTTGGTGTTCCGCCCCCCGCGCCAACCTGGGGCAATATGCTTGCAGCCGGTCGTCCGTTCATTGAACAGGCCGCATGGCTCGGCTTCTTCCCGGGACTGTGCATCGCATTCACCCTTCTTGGCATCAACCTGCTTGGCGATGCCCTGCGCGACAAGCTTGATCCACGCATGAGAGGTTTGAAATGA
- a CDS encoding ABC transporter ATP-binding protein, with the protein MSSQNTLLSVRGLTLEVIHNNGAVVKNVSFDVSSGEIVGIVGESGSGKTLATRAIIGLIAPGIRHTSGSILYKGQDILKAGDRALRRLRGGEIGVVFQEPMTSLNPSMTIGRQLEEGLILHTKQTSEQRRTNILHMLTRVGLKDPSGALTAYPHEFSGGMRQRIMLASVMLLKPALLIADEPTTALDAVIQRDVMELMVELTKEQGTAVLLISHDLPMVARYTNRFVVMERGVVVEQGTTEEILSAPKHPYTRKLLSSLPFRGDIRSIDTTAGPIVSARDIVVDYPGRKSLFKKGVAKRALHGISIDIHPGEVVALVGGSGSGKTTLGRTIAGLVKETSGEILFQGKSRRSDWFDYRMNCQMVFQDPYSSLDPRMTIMALVEEALRLIPDLTTTEKRQRAAETLEEVGLDTAFADRYPHQLSGGQRQRVAIARAIARRPKFLIADEPVSALDVTVRAQVLDLFSNLQKRYGFSCLFISHDLGVVEQIADRVIVMQDGQIIEQGDRNAIFDTPREAYTRKLLSAIPALDLNDNGGVKLKWRLDA; encoded by the coding sequence ATGAGCAGTCAGAACACCCTTCTCAGCGTTCGCGGCCTGACCCTTGAAGTCATCCATAATAATGGCGCAGTCGTCAAAAATGTCAGCTTCGACGTTTCATCCGGTGAGATCGTCGGTATCGTTGGTGAATCCGGATCTGGAAAAACCCTCGCAACTCGCGCCATCATTGGATTGATTGCACCCGGCATCCGCCATACCAGCGGTTCAATCCTCTATAAGGGGCAGGATATCCTCAAGGCCGGTGATCGCGCGCTGCGGCGCTTGCGTGGTGGTGAAATCGGTGTTGTCTTTCAGGAACCGATGACTTCCCTCAATCCCTCGATGACTATTGGTCGCCAGCTGGAAGAGGGACTTATTCTCCACACCAAGCAAACATCCGAGCAACGCCGCACCAATATTCTGCACATGCTGACCCGTGTTGGCCTGAAAGACCCATCAGGCGCGTTGACCGCCTATCCGCATGAATTTTCCGGTGGCATGCGTCAGCGCATCATGCTTGCCTCGGTCATGCTACTGAAGCCGGCCCTGCTGATCGCCGATGAACCCACAACGGCACTGGATGCCGTTATTCAGCGCGACGTCATGGAACTCATGGTGGAATTGACGAAAGAACAGGGCACGGCAGTGCTTTTGATCAGCCATGATCTGCCGATGGTCGCACGATACACCAATCGTTTTGTCGTGATGGAACGCGGTGTCGTTGTCGAACAGGGCACGACGGAGGAAATCCTGTCGGCTCCGAAGCATCCCTATACCCGCAAGCTTCTGTCTTCCCTGCCGTTCCGTGGAGATATCCGCTCGATCGACACCACTGCGGGGCCCATAGTTTCCGCGCGCGATATCGTCGTTGATTATCCGGGGCGCAAAAGCCTGTTCAAGAAAGGCGTGGCAAAGCGCGCCCTGCATGGCATCAGCATAGACATTCATCCCGGCGAGGTCGTGGCCTTGGTTGGTGGCTCAGGTTCGGGAAAAACTACCCTCGGCCGCACGATTGCGGGACTGGTCAAGGAGACCAGCGGCGAAATCCTGTTTCAGGGCAAGAGCCGCCGAAGTGACTGGTTTGATTACCGCATGAATTGCCAGATGGTCTTTCAGGACCCCTATTCATCGCTCGACCCGCGCATGACGATCATGGCTCTGGTCGAAGAAGCGCTCAGGCTCATCCCCGATCTGACAACGACCGAGAAGAGACAACGCGCCGCCGAGACACTTGAAGAGGTTGGTCTCGATACAGCATTTGCTGATCGTTATCCGCACCAGCTTTCCGGTGGCCAGCGGCAACGTGTTGCCATTGCGCGGGCGATTGCACGCCGCCCCAAATTCCTGATCGCGGACGAGCCCGTCTCAGCACTTGATGTCACCGTGCGTGCGCAGGTTCTCGACCTCTTTTCCAACCTGCAAAAACGGTATGGCTTTTCCTGTTTGTTCATCAGCCATGATCTTGGTGTGGTCGAGCAGATAGCCGATCGTGTCATCGTCATGCAGGACGGGCAGATCATCGAGCAGGGCGACCGGAACGCGATCTTCGATACTCCAAGGGAAGCCTATACCCGCAAGCTGCTTTCGGCCATTCCCGCGCTGGACCTCAACGACAATGGCGGCGTCAAACTCAAATGGCGGCTCGACGCCTGA